The DNA region AGTGTCTCTGCATGAAGTGTCATGCTTCAGTTAAATGTTTGTTCTAGGCACTGGTTGTGTCCCTCAAGGCTTATTTACTGGATATGAACCTATAGACCTGACAAGAGAATGGCTTGTAACACTTGGTATTCTGTGTGTGTCCCTTGGGTCTGAGGATGTACTTGTTCTGTGATACCTCCTTGATGTAGGTAATACTGCAAAATTAATTGTGACGAAGTGCCTTCCACGTTAGATCAGCTAGTGGACCGTGCATGTGAGAAGAGATTGAACTTTGGTGCTTGTAATTAACCACTTCTTTTGTGATTTGCCAGCATTGTATTTCTGACTTGTTGTCTATGTCTTTATTGCACAGAggttgattttatttatttggggcCATTAGTACATGGAGAACTGTAGCCAAAGATAACTCTTACACTTTGAGCTTGTTTACAGGCTGGATGGTAGGTTATCACAAAAGGTGTAATAAATGCAGTTAGGTGGATTTTAGCTGCTCTTGTTTGGGTTCTGCACAGAACTGGTTGAGGAACACTTATCTTGTTCTGTTGaatctgctgttttcttggaTAGAGATTGGAATTggttaaaatacacaaaaatattaaattgtaatGCATTACCTAATAAGCATATTTTCAGCCAGGTGGTTccttaaagaaaagttttaaaaagttggtAACCAATTCATTTTCTTTGTGATGCTTGTAGAAATGtcattcatttgttttttaagaacaGCTTAATGAAGATAGATCCTTATGGTTTGTTTTCTCAGTCTCTTAAAGGGATATAAGCCACTAACTctggaaaacagtgttttctttttttttttttaactgaaaagtcACTATTTTTATGCTTGTACTACCTTAAGCTGCTTAATGGCATTCAAACACTAAATAATACTGAGCTCTCCTGGTTAGttttaactgcaattttttttttaaagtgcattttcttcTAAAGTGCTATATATGGCTAATATCAACTGTCATGTTTTGTGGCGCATAGTTTAAAGGATGATGGATAAGTGTGCCGTGTGTTAAAATGGTCTTGTAAAAGCTTAAAATTTCAGCTCAGTTCAGTAGACTAACTGTGAATTTTCCCCTTTaccttcatttttgttctgtaattcCCCTGTTACTTTATCTCTAGTGTCCAAAGTAGAGGGTTGATGTGTTGTTGACAGACTCAATTGTACAGCTGCTCTCTAACTTGAGAGTTTAATACGAAGGATTTTGCCgttctttttaaaacagctgtCTACAAATGACACTTCAGATTGTTTGTTTCTCTATACTCTGAAACAGCTTAACAGCAACATAGTACTGCATTCTCATCAATTAGATTGCTGTTAGTTAAGGTACATCTTGTGTGTGCTTATAAGCATGCTTACTTCAAAATCTATTTGGTCAGAGAGGATAATTGTTCCTTAGTTCGCATTACAAAAATGAAGTCTTGTTCTCTTGGTCTGGACGTGCTGTGTATTGTCAACCAGCAGGCCACTGTGCCTGTTCTGTGTGTTTAATAAAACTCAAAGCAAAATCTGGCGTTCATGAGCTTCCGGAAACAGGATGTCCCTCTTAAAACTGTCTCGCAAACGGAAATTGCAAAACTTACTCTTCACTGTTCATCTCTCTCTGACTTGGAGAAAGCAGCACACATCTCTATCAGGTAACTTTTATTTCTAGGGGCTAGAACAACTTCCTCCCCTTGCTTGAGCAGTCTGTCCACATCTTTAAATAACTGCCTGCACTAGACACATGACAAACAGCCTTCTGAAGTGAAACTAACTTATTCTAGagttggggtttttattttgaaggggaaaggggaTGGGAGAAATATGTCTGCATCTTGGAAActtcctgtaaaacaaaattattaaaattgtttttacacTGGACACCTCTGagatttttcctctctgtccccAATTAATTGTACTGTAGGGGTTAATAATGGGACTTCATAAAGACTTCAGGGTACATGGAGATGAAGGATGTTAAGATAGCACACGAAGGTGCAGAATGAATTGCTGAACTACATCTAGCATAGTGGAGAATTTTTGAAGCTGACCTTggaagattttctttaaaatatttgaggTTTCTAGTTTAGTTTTTGAACTCTTGTCTGCAAGTATCATAAATGAGTTCTACCCTTTTTAAGTGAAAAAGCTGGAATTCTTCCTTATGACTCAGGGAGTTAAACAAAGGGGAGCGAAGTATAGAACACAGGAAAGTCTTGTCATAAGTTGCTTTTCAGGTTATAATGCTTACTCATTCTTTATTGGCAATGTGGCAATaaggaaatgaattaaaataaatttataccTGTTTTATCACTGAAAAGCTAAAAACTGATATTTGGCATGTGCAAACAATGGATTTAGAACAGGAAAAGCTCTTGTTCGCTCTAGCAGAGGGAGGGAAACACGTGGGTTAACCTTGACTGTCTTCCAGGTAACGCAATTGCATATCCAGTGCTACAGTTGTTGAGATATATCACACCTTAGGGTTCTGGCTCTCACTTGTCAGGTGACAGGGTGCAGCTGTAGCAAGGCTAAGTCTGGGTTTCTGACCTTCATTTCCAGCTACTTTGTAGCTGGATGTAATGTAAAAGCTGTTTGTGATGTAACAGCTAAGAGGTGACCGTGGATAGAGAACTAAGTATTTTGGGTATACTCAAAGATCCCAGATCTAGGAAGATGTAAACTCTTGTTTCATTGAACTTTGTTTTCCTATCAAGTTTTTGCTCACTACTTCTCCTGCAAGAATAGACTAATCACATTCCCTTGCTCAAAGCACCATAGAACTCAGCATGCTTACTCTAATGGCTTGCACCCCTGAGAGGCAGCGAGAAGGGGTATGTCTGATGTATGCATATGCTGGTAGATCCtgacattaaaatacaaatataatcaTGTGTTTGGCTGATGTATTACAGTTAATGGAATGGCACTTAGAATGTTCACACAACCTTGTTCAATATTTCAGTGATGTACAACACCTAGCAAATTCTTGTTCCTTTTTGTGGTGTTCATCTCTTCAGGATTGTAATATTACAGCTGGAGTTACAGCATATGCATCACCTGTGCTATAGGATCAGATACACTTTCCTgccacaaaaaaacagaaaatgttcttaTGCTTCGTTAGAATTAATTTGCTTGTATGAAATTTCAATTTCCTGGCAGAGGCCAtgattgaccttttttttttcctccttttttctttcccaaattgaTTACAATCCATTTGCAAATTAGTCGTTTAGCTGCAACAAAGGTTTAGTATTATAATTCTTGCCTTGAAGACTCATCcaggcatataaataaatataatttctacCTTCTGTAATTGTTACTGGTGCCTTTCTTATCTTGTAGCTTCCCACTTACTGAAAGATGTCAGCAATTGGAGTAGTgtcctcctgttcctgtctcCGTCCTGGTGTATGGCTGCTGAAACCAGGAATGCAGAACATGAGCTCCTTCGGCTTACATACAGCAGCCAGGTGTGCTGCCAAGGATTATTATGAAGTACTTGTGTTGGGTGGAGGCACTGGTGGAATCACCATGAGTGCTCGGATGAAGAGGAAAGTGGGGGCAGGAAATGTGGCTGTTGTTGAGCCAAGTAAGGTAAGTCTTCCTTGGAtgtaaagcatgaaaaagaataaGCGTTTTACGTATGTGACCAGATTGGTCTGATTCTCATCCTTCTTCAACCTCACATGTTTTTAACTGTAGAGAGGAAACCAACTAGCCATCTTTTAGAAGGCTTTGCATGAAATTTGTTGCTCCATGGTAGAGATGCATGCATCCCTCCAGCTTTGTCATACAAAACTCTTGGTTATTTATACAGCTTCTTTTGTTAAGAATAATACAATGTTAAGAGCACATTGCTTCCTATTTGGGGTGATGTGCCTTCATCTTAAAGTCCCTTTAAACAGTTCTTAAATGCCCATTTGAATACTTCTTCCAGACTCATTACTATCAGCCACTGTGGACCCTGGTTGGCGGTGGTGCAAAGCAGCTGGCAACTTCTGCACGTCCAACAGGAAGTGTAATGCCTAAAGGTGTTGAGTGGATCAAATCTCGAGTTACAGCATTGGATCCAGATAAGAACTGCGTCTGGCTGGAGAATGATATCAAGGTaataatgtacaaaaaaaaaaaagttattcttagtCTCTTATTCAATGTCATGAGTTGTCTGTCGACCTCTTGCAGATCCCCTTGGAACGGCCTATTGAGCAAGACCTTCCTCCAGCATCTAGGAGGCCAGGAAATTCTGCTTAGTCTTACGAGAAGTACTTGATCctaaaatctgtttctaataAAAATTGTTGTAGATAACTAAGTTAGAATAACATCAACTTAAAATATCATTATCATAAGTCTTTTCCCTGTTTATAGTGAACTGAACACAAAAGATAGGATATTTTGCTCCAAACACTTGGTTTTTTGTATAGCAAAAGCTGTGTATATAACTCGTAATGCAGTTAGCATTTTAACTATAAATTATTCTTAGAGCTTAACATTTATGTTACTAATGCTCCCTATATCTCCTTCCTTTATGACTCTGTTGCTGTCAGATAACTTAAATTTGCTTTGAagtaatgttttggtttttgtctaaaatacttttttttttccccttacacaACAGATATCTTACAAGTATCTGATAATTGCCCTTGGGATTAGTCTGCATTACGAAAAGGTATTTGTTTTACAGTAATCATGTTTTTACTAGTTTTGATGGCATCATGTACCCTTATGATTCACTAAAGTAAATGGCTTTTCAGTATACTTTTTGTACCGCAAGATATTGAATGCTAATATGAATTAAAGAGCCAGGAGACAGCCTGATGACTTTACTCCTTCCACAGATCTCTATGTAATAACCCAAATTGCCCTTGGGAAGGTCTTTTGAGACAGCTTTGATGCATTTCTATGGCAATATCAGCAGATGGGGCAGCAAGTTAAATCTAGAACTTAAAAGCAGTCTGTAATAATGAGATAATAAGGTATGCTGACTGTAGTCTGAAGCATCTCTAATGTAAACAGAAGTGAGGAACACAAAGCAGTCAGTAAAATCTGTCCTGCAGAATTAATTTGAGCCACCCTCACCTTTCTTAACGGATGCACTTCAGAAGGAACCAGCTGAGTTACCACGCTTGTGTTTAAATAGGCCCTGGGGCCCTTCCCATCTATTAAGTTTCCTGTACACTTTATAAAGTGGCACTCAGAGGAAAATATTACTACCACTGTATGGCGCAAGAATGACCAAAGCGATACGtaggagaaggaaaacacaaaggcAAGATGTTTGAGCTATTTGACTCCCATGGTTTTAACCTGACCTGAATATGATGTAGTACCTGATAATATATTTGGGAGCTATTCAAAGAGATACTGAAGGCATACATAAAGCAAGAGCTAGTCTTAGTTAACTATAGTCACACCAGATAAATTCTGGTGATTAGGTCAGTGGAATGAGGAATTGCATTGTGTTCAGTCTTCATAAGTCTGCAGTACAACCTGAGAAAACTAAATTCAGTATTCGGTAGTAGAAGCCATGTAATACAGTTAATCACTATTACTCTGTAGTGGCTAAAATTCATAGTAACAGATTAATATGGCTTTAAAACTAAAGTGGCCAGTTTAAAAAGATGGATGGCTTATCTTATTTGTCTTCACCAACAGCATACTTCCTGGTGTAGATTGTAATGTCCCAAACACACTGCAGTGCATGTAACATGACTCCGTTTTCTCACAGAATTTCTGCAATCCATTATTTTGAAATGGGGGCAACTCCCTTTCTCACAAGCTCAGGCATAGTAGGAGTAGTAGGGAAATAATTATTGGAGGCAGTTTAGTTAAAACAAAGTAACCCTAGGAAATACAGGTATCTGCAGCTGACTACTGAAAAGTTTCATGCACCTTATAAATTTtcataaagccttttttttttttttttttaaaacatgatttttacttACCATAATGTGGCAGTGACTTTATATATTCTTACTCTGAATTTCATGTGCTAGTCTACAAAAACTTGGGTCTGGGTCTGCACTGAACACTTATGCTACAGATGTTGCAGATCAGAGTCATTTCAGTAAATGTTACATCTACTAAATCATCTAATGGAAATACTGTTTGATTGCtaggcttattttaaaaagtgccaaCTAGCAAGTATGTATGGGCTTTCTTTTTGCTAGAGGCTTCTCTAGTCTCTAGAGCTATTTCTCAAGTCTGCATTTAATACTTGACAATGATTACAATTTTTGCCATCTGTACTTTAaaccttaatttcattttcttagatCAAAGGCTTGCCTGAGGGTTTTCAACACCCTAAAATAGGTTCCAATTATTCAGTTCATACGGTAGAGAAAACATGGAAAGCTTTACAAGATTTCAAGGAAGGAAATGCTATCTTCACTTTTCCAAATACTCCAGTGAAGTGTGCAGGGGCTCCTCAGAAGATCATGTATTTATCAGAGGCCTACTGGAGGAAAGTAAGTATTTCACTCGTTCTGCCAGTGCTTGTTCCCACAGTTGGAAGGAAGGCAGGCTTGTTCCAAGAGGTTCATattatctttaaaacaaataaaaatgacacaAGAGGGATGTGACTCAGGATTATTAAATTGAAGTGACTGAGTTGCTTTTTCTATTATTAATGTATAATAAATGAAGCTAACTGAATCATACATAAATATTTAGCATATATTTAATACTGGGGAAACTTGTAGAATTCAGAACCCATAAGGAAAGAGCTGCTTACACTGCTTCTGGTGAGCTACAGATATAACTGTTCTCAGCCTAATTTATAACTTCACATGGTACACTAAAATAATGCTGGCTGGAAGTAATTAATTCTTGTTATTTTAAGGACTTAATACCTGTTGCCATTTGTCTTTCTGCTAGTCTGAAAAGTGGCTATGCTTGCTCCTTGTGGCGCATGGTCTCGGCATCGGGAGGAGTCTTAGCCAGGGTGTTAAAGTAAACTTAGTGGAAACAAAAGACAACTTCAGGTGGAAGTGTCAGGCTTCATATGTGTTTTAAGTTTCATGAGCTATCTGCTGGGTGAGTATGTGAATAATGCATAGAACGGAAGGTTTCAGAAAGCTATATAATGCTAAGCTGCTACAAATGCTTAACCTGCATACAGCAGTTCCTCAGTGAATTGCAGCCACCTCTTCTCGCTAGCAATTTGTGTGGGGTGTGTTCAGTACCTCACTTAGAAAAGGCAAAGATCATTTTGTCTAGCTTCTAACATGGTGTGAAATAGCTGTATCTTGAGAGTTCTGTTAAATACTTCATTAATAATTGAACTGCGTTAATAGTTCTATCAGTAGTGCAGCATAGTTCTTTTGCCTCTGCTAGCTTGTCACAGTTTCTTAATAGAAAAGGCTAATTTGATCTCTCTGTGCAGACGGGAAGACGTTCCAAAGCAAATGTAATGTTCAACACTTCACTTGGTGTCATTTTTGGTGTTAAGAAGTATGCGGATGCATTGCTTGAAATAATAAAGGAGAGGAATATTGCTGTTAACTATAAGCGCAACCTTGTAGAAGTTCGAGCAGACAAGCAGGAAGCTGTGTTTGAGAACCTGGACAAACCTGGAGTGACTGAGGTTCATCAGGTCAGGAGCTTTCAGACCTCTAGTTTGGTCTTACTGCTTTTCCTTGTATACTCTAACATAACTGCCACGCTATAACAACGTAATGTCTGCTTCATTGTATACTGGTTACCTCCTAAGACTACCACCTCTAACTTCAGGAGAAGATTAAAAAGTTTGAAATGAaggtggagagaagaaaaaaatatttcataaaccATGCCTGGAGTCCTGTATGCCTTGTTAGTATAACTTGGGAATGTCTCGGATGTATACGGAGGAAGGCAAATTGCTGTTATGCCAGTCTAAATTGAGTTGCCTGATAAGGTTCATGTTAATCAAGGATGCACTTCAAATTTGAGAGCAAATTTTCATTCTCTGtacttgtgttttttaaaaaaaccaaacaaaccaagacGACCCCTCTCCACACTGTGCTTATTGCCTTATATCAACACAGGTATGATTTGCTCTGATAAACTAGCCGTTgagtgccttttctttctgtctagtATGAAATGCTTCATGTCACACCCCCAATGGGACCACCTGATGTACTCATCAACAGTCCTGTCTCAGATGACATTGGCTGGGTGGATGTAGATAAGGAAACTCTACAACATAAAAAGTATCCTAATGTATTTGGTATTGGAGACTGTACCAACCTTCCAACATCAAAAACTGCTGCAGCTGTAGGTAAAGTTgcatctgtgtgtttgtgtgtgtaatgAAAAGTGTGGGAGTGACGGTAAGCTTTTTGTTCAGTTTGTTACTCCTGGGGTCTTGACTTCCATTATTTCCAGCTTTCAAAAAGACCTAAGTCTTCTGGGCCAACTAATTAGCTACAGACCATGCTGATGCCATCAACCCACAGTTCTCTTTTTCCAAATGCCTGAGAGATGAACTATTCTATTGTCTGTGTTCCCAGAATGGCATCAAATGAGTGTACTACTCTT from Mycteria americana isolate JAX WOST 10 ecotype Jacksonville Zoo and Gardens chromosome 6, USCA_MyAme_1.0, whole genome shotgun sequence includes:
- the SQOR gene encoding sulfide:quinone oxidoreductase, mitochondrial isoform X2; protein product: MSAIGVVSSCSCLRPGVWLLKPGMQNMSSFGLHTAARCAAKDYYEVLVLGGGTGGITMSARMKRKVGAGNVAVVEPSKTHYYQPLWTLVGGGAKQLATSARPTGSVMPKGVEWIKSRVTALDPDKNCVWLENDIKIKGLPEGFQHPKIGSNYSVHTVEKTWKALQDFKEGNAIFTFPNTPVKCAGAPQKIMYLSEAYWRKTGRRSKANVMFNTSLGVIFGVKKYADALLEIIKERNIAVNYKRNLVEVRADKQEAVFENLDKPGVTEVHQYEMLHVTPPMGPPDVLINSPVSDDIGWVDVDKETLQHKKYPNVFGIGDCTNLPTSKTAAAVAAQSGVLDKTISLVMKNQLPTKKYDGYTSCPLVTGYNKVILAEFDYDAQPLETFPIDQSKERVTMYHMKADMMPFLYWNALLKGYWGGPAPVRKLMHLGLK
- the SQOR gene encoding sulfide:quinone oxidoreductase, mitochondrial isoform X1, which encodes MSAIGVVSSCSCLRPGVWLLKPGMQNMSSFGLHTAARCAAKDYYEVLVLGGGTGGITMSARMKRKVGAGNVAVVEPSKTHYYQPLWTLVGGGAKQLATSARPTGSVMPKGVEWIKSRVTALDPDKNCVWLENDIKISYKYLIIALGISLHYEKIKGLPEGFQHPKIGSNYSVHTVEKTWKALQDFKEGNAIFTFPNTPVKCAGAPQKIMYLSEAYWRKTGRRSKANVMFNTSLGVIFGVKKYADALLEIIKERNIAVNYKRNLVEVRADKQEAVFENLDKPGVTEVHQYEMLHVTPPMGPPDVLINSPVSDDIGWVDVDKETLQHKKYPNVFGIGDCTNLPTSKTAAAVAAQSGVLDKTISLVMKNQLPTKKYDGYTSCPLVTGYNKVILAEFDYDAQPLETFPIDQSKERVTMYHMKADMMPFLYWNALLKGYWGGPAPVRKLMHLGLK